CTCGATTTTGATCTGAGCGCTGGATTCTTTTGTAAAAGTAGATCCATCGGAAATAGTCATTATTCGACAATCCTGAAATCCAGAATCTAACGGTGCTTTTATCGTAAAATCCTCTTCCTGACGTTCTGATAATTGAACACTTTGATAGAACGAATTGGGAAACATGCTTGTCTTAGTTTGCTGGTCATACGTTTCATATTTATCGAAAGCTTTCTTCCCGCTTTTATACACTTGATCAATGTCAAAAGCAGGAAGGTCATTTAACAAGATGAAATCAGCAATCTTGTTTGGAGCAATGCTTCCCCGGTCTGTGAACTGCATCCGTTTAGCAGGCGTTGCTGTTGCTGCATAAATAGCTGCTTCTTTGGACATGCCCATATGAATGGCCTTTTTAATAATATGGTTAAGATGGCCTTTTTCCAAAAATGTATCAGCCATCACATCGTCGGTTACGAAACAAAAGTGTTCACTTCTGTCGTGTTTGATGAGGTGGTTGATTATATCTTGATTCATAGACTTTTCTTGAATTTCAATAAACATTCCCAGTTTTATCCGCTTTTCCATCCCTTCTACGGTTTGATGGGTATGATCAGAGTCAATACCTGAGAAAATAAAATAGTTTAAATCTAAATCCGACTTAATCGGACAATGACCTTCAATAATAAAATGAGGGTCGCGATGGCGAAGGTGATTTAATATTTGCTGGGTTTTTCCGCCTGAATTTCGAAGGAGATCTGTATAATCCATAACTTCACCGAGACAAACCACATTCTTCTTTTTTCGAAGGGCATCAATTTCTTCAATATTAATTTCTCCTCCAGTGGTTTCAAAAGCTGTCGAAGGGACGGAACTAGGGATAGCGTGAAATATATCTGCGGCACACGAATCCGACGCGTTCATCATAGCCGTCACGCCTTCCATTCCAAAAACATTAGCCATTTCATGGGAATCTGCAACAATGGATGTCACCCCATTTTTAATTAATCCAAAGGAAAATGTACTCGGGGTAACCATCGTACTTTCAATATGCAAATGAATATCAATCAACCCAGGGATCATATAGCGGTTCTGTCCTTGTATCACTTCTTTTGCCTCAAAGCTTTCTTGCCCCAAATCTCCAATATAAAAAAATCGTCCTTCTTTAATCGCTGCATTACCTGAGATAAATTTTTTCACAGATGACTGAAAGATTTGAACATTTAATATTAGCAAATCTACTTTCATTGCCATTCCTCCTTTAACTAAATAGAAGTAACCATTCCATATTTTGTATATAAAAAAAAGAAAAGTGCCCCTGTTAGAAGATAGCTTTCTAACAAGACCACTTTTCTTTGTAAACAAAAAACAGTGTCACCTGTAATGATCGCATATTGTTGTCTTCGTTTAAGATAGATCCTAAACGAAAATCAATGCTTATTCTATTTCATAACAACATTCGTAAAGGCCAATTGTGTAGGAGAATCGTAATCCCTGAATATTGCTTCAATCTGAATGTTTAATTCTGTTTCCAACTTTTCGTATAATTGGGATTTAAACATAGAAGATAATTGAAAATCAACAGCCTGTTTAAGATCCGGATTTTCCTTTTCTAAAGATAATGAACGGGTTGCCCGATGATGCTTTGCCCTGATGGTAATCAAATCCTCTTCAATAGATACTTTTAAAGAGGCCGTTCCAACACCAAATAATTCTTTTGAAACAGCATTGTACAAACGGTATAGTTCCTTCTTGTTATCAGCAGAATCTTCAAGATACACCATCATCTCATCCTTGCAACCACATTTAGTACTTGTAAGCTATGTTAACGGATAATTTCAAAACTTGCAATACTAATATCATTTCCTATATTCCTTCAATGGAACATACGAAAAATAGTTGTTATTTATATGTTACTCAACATTCGCAGTCCAAGACAGGTATGCCATAATCTATCCTTGCTATCATTAACTTTTGATAAATATTCTCATTTTTTCTTTCACAAATACTCTATTTCACGCTTTCCCGTGGAAAGAGTTTCCGATTATTCTAACTACCTTCCAAAGTATCATAAAGGCTGACCCAAATGGCTGATGGGCCAAGCATCTAACTTTCCAATCTATTTAATAACATTTAATTTTAATTTACCTCTACTTTTCAGTAAGTAGGATCGTCGTTTAGATGCAGCGGTGAAAAGTTAATGAGACAGTCTACCCACATTTCATATAACCCTATTGGGTATGACGGGAGTCCGATTCTTAGTTTTAGTGCCCTCATCAGTAAACTGAGCGTTTGATGATAAAAATAAACAACTTCTATTTGAGCGGCTTAGTCTTTGTTTCACTTCTGGCGTTCCTTTAAATCTATTAATAGATAATCAAACGTTTGAATAATAGATAAAAAAGAACCTCATAAGGAATATCACAGGCTGAAACAGACGAAACTAGAATGCACCTATATTTTATAACTTTTGTCGCACTACCCCCACCTTCCCTTTAATTTGTGTAAAAATATTGTTAATACATTATGGAGTTTAGGGCCTGGCGGCATTCCTCATTTCCCTTACAAAGCATGAGACTTGCCTTTTTTTCAAAAGTCTTCAACCCTAGACTTTGGTGAAGTATTAAGTGGTACAGCCTCTTCAGTATTCACTGGTCTTTTGGACCAAAACGTGGCTAGGATCGGGCCGGATATATTATGCCATACTGCCGCTATTACATTTGGTAACGCAGCCAATGGACCAAAGTGAGCTGCAGCCAAGGCTACTCCCAATCCGGAATTCTGCATACCGACTTCGATAGAAACGGCTCTCCGTTTACTTTCATCCAACCTCATTATCCCTGCAGCCGAATATCCGAGTACTAGTCCTAATAGATTATGAAGCATAACAGCTGAGAAAATAAGAAGCCCTGAGGCGGCAATACTCTCTACATTTGCTGATACAACAGCTGATACGATAATAATGATAGTAATAACGGAGATTAATGGGATAACTGA
This DNA window, taken from Alteribacillus bidgolensis, encodes the following:
- a CDS encoding adenine deaminase C-terminal domain-containing protein; this encodes MKVDLLILNVQIFQSSVKKFISGNAAIKEGRFFYIGDLGQESFEAKEVIQGQNRYMIPGLIDIHLHIESTMVTPSTFSFGLIKNGVTSIVADSHEMANVFGMEGVTAMMNASDSCAADIFHAIPSSVPSTAFETTGGEINIEEIDALRKKKNVVCLGEVMDYTDLLRNSGGKTQQILNHLRHRDPHFIIEGHCPIKSDLDLNYFIFSGIDSDHTHQTVEGMEKRIKLGMFIEIQEKSMNQDIINHLIKHDRSEHFCFVTDDVMADTFLEKGHLNHIIKKAIHMGMSKEAAIYAATATPAKRMQFTDRGSIAPNKIADFILLNDLPAFDIDQVYKSGKKAFDKYETYDQQTKTSMFPNSFYQSVQLSERQEEDFTIKAPLDSGFQDCRIMTISDGSTFTKESSAQIKIEAGELQWEASCYGLVAVFERYGKNGNKALGLIGGDTIKKGAIATTYAHDNHNLLTVGQNKTDLCIAANKVIENQGGICVVEDEEVKAFLHLPLGGVITEAPLAEVAEKTNELRKAMKHLGYKHYNPIMSISTHSLPVSPELKITDLGLIRVNEGQIVPLFL
- a CDS encoding Na-translocating system protein MpsC family protein, producing MMVYLEDSADNKKELYRLYNAVSKELFGVGTASLKVSIEEDLITIRAKHHRATRSLSLEKENPDLKQAVDFQLSSMFKSQLYEKLETELNIQIEAIFRDYDSPTQLAFTNVVMK